AGCCCTCAAACCCCTCAGAGACTGTAAAGAGTAGGCtgtgccatcttgttttttcgcCCCTCCATAAAATCGTCGGAGGAGTGACGCCAAGTCATGTACTTCCAAATTCTCAACGCTTGGATTTTCACCCACACTCTTACACCAATCTGGAAGTAACTgacgtacaaaaattagtttgaataataataatcaaaagcAGAAAAAATGAGCACAGTATTATGGCTTTGTCAGCCTACCGAGATACTAGTACACaaacttcaaataaaacagGCTTGTGAGACTTCTTATTTAGGagaacacaatagctttattTAGTAACTAAGTTACGTAAGTTAAAACTTACGTAACTTAGGTAAATTAAGGACGGAGACTCCAACCTGCCAGACCAGGCTAACGGCTACTGGCGATCATAGGCCGCACCCTGGTTTAAGTGCTACCCCGTACCTAATTAGTATTCATAATATTACTACGCCATCATACGAAAAGTAGTCCCATAACAACAGGAACATCTTCTGTTTtaatttagaaaaaaacattgcCAATTTTTACCCATCTTCTCTGGGGCATaaattttaattatatttttttgtaaaaaattatttcaaatggaaataaaatatGCCTGAAGGTAAATATTGAccctaacaataattttgtttgcagtggAAATTGTTTATAGGCGTatagtgaaaacaaaatttacccaTCCCAAGATAAAAATTTAGTTTATAGTAAACTGCAATTGCTCTTAATACATATAatacaaaatgacaacaattaagatttgtttatatatttaccTCGTATGATTCTTACATCCCACGCCGTTACGTATGCCGTTCCCTTTTCGTTCTCTTCTCCTTCCAATGTtggttttctccatcgtggctgctgcaggtagtgtaacgaaacTTGGTCTAAGcgataacgatctccatggtattaagggggaccacaTAACTCCAATTTCTTCATTGAAAGAATTGCATCTAAacgcgtgtggtatacagagtgatgatattgggtcagttttctccatcgtggctgctgcaggtagtgtaacgacactttTTCTAAAcgataacgatctccatggtattaagggggaccacaTAACTCCAGTTTCTTCattgaaggaattgcatctaAACGCGTGTGGTCttcagagtgatgatattgggccagtattctccatcgtggctgctgcaggtagtgtaacgacactttttctaaaggataacgatctccattgcattaagggggaccagataactcctGTTTCTACCTTAAAGGAATTGCATCTATATGCGTGTGGTGTcaagagtgatgatattgggccagttttctccatcgttgGTGCTGCTGGCAGTGTATTAAAACTTAAActaaaggataacgatctccatggtattgaGGGGGACCACATAactcctgtttcttccttgaagaaATTGCTTCTATGcgcgtgtggtatacagagtgatgatattgggtcagttttctccatcgtgtctgctgcaggtagtgtaatgAGACTTGTTCTAcaggataacgatctccatggtattaaggcgGACCAGATAACTCGGGTTTCTTCCTTGGAGGAATTGCTTCTAGTGAagtgtggtatacagagtgatgatattgggtcagttttctccatcgtgtctgctgcaggtagtgtaatgAGACTTGCTCTAAAGGagaacgatctccatggtattaaggcgGACCAGATAACTCgggtttcttccttgaaggaattgaTTCTAGCGGAGTGTGGTATACAGAGtaatgatattgggtcagttttctccatcgtggctgctgcaggtagtgtaatgAGACTTGTTCTAcaggataacgatctccatggtgtTAAGGCGG
The DNA window shown above is from Asterias amurensis chromosome 18, ASM3211899v1 and carries:
- the LOC139951007 gene encoding ribonuclease inhibitor-like; amino-acid sequence: MPFPFRSLLLPMLVFSIVAAAGSVTKLGLSDNDLHGIKGDHITPISSLKELHLNACGIQSDDIGSVFSIVAAAGSVTTLFLNDNDLHGIKGDHITPVSSLKELHLNACGLQSDDIGPVFSIVAAAGSVTTLFLKDNDLHCIKGDQITPVSTLKELHLYACGVKSDDIGPVFSIVGAAGSVLKLKLKDNDLHGIEGDHITPVSSLKKLLLCACGIQSDDIGSVFSIVSAAGSVMRLVLQDNDLHGIKADQITRVSSLEELLLVKCGIQSDDIGSVFSIVSAAGSVMRLALKENDLHGIKADQITRVSSLKELILAECGIQSNDIGSVFSIVAAAGSVMRLVLQDNDLHGVKADRITPVSSLTVLYLYACGLQRDDIGPVFSVVGAAGSVLKLNLKDNDLHGIEGDHITPVSPLKELLLCACGSIKRVWLKGNNLRGMRGNQITAVSSLKFLSLTDCGLQTDECRALAMSLESFFQVNRPGHTQTQGSELNALMGKTLCPNQFRPIELPG